A part of Prosthecobacter sp. SYSU 5D2 genomic DNA contains:
- a CDS encoding glycosyltransferase N-terminal domain-containing protein, translating to MSKILSLCLYNLVLPIGVLCMLPGAIRKMRQRGGHWRDLAQRLGSFSETQLQAVAALPGGKDRLWIHAVSVGEVGIATKLIALLLKTRPQTGIILTTTTPTGYAQAAGFAASQAGKVVVLYSPLDLPGVGARFLSQLTPAQLILVEAEVWPNLVSSAVHRGIPVSLVNARLSPRSERRFLKFGFFIKPIFGLLHQVLVQEPEDVRRWTGLGLPPERVHHTGSIKFDPQGAAPDVAQVQALRAVLETAGITSNQPTLLLASTHPGEEILLAQMTLRLRQKHPSLALLIVPRHVERAAALMQELTAAGLQPQCRSHIQAPTLDLLIDTTGELRAWQELATLVVVGKSFLATGGQNPAEAVMARKPVLFGPHMENFQALIDLLLVRQGAVQVPDVVALETSLNHLLDDPAQRQTLGDNGHAALSLHEGATAKTVDLL from the coding sequence ATGTCTAAAATTCTCAGCCTTTGCCTCTATAATCTTGTCCTCCCCATCGGCGTGCTCTGCATGCTGCCGGGAGCCATCCGCAAGATGCGCCAGCGCGGCGGCCACTGGCGGGACCTGGCACAAAGGCTCGGCTCTTTTTCCGAGACGCAGCTTCAGGCCGTCGCCGCCCTGCCTGGGGGCAAAGACCGCCTGTGGATCCATGCGGTCAGTGTCGGGGAGGTGGGCATCGCCACCAAGCTCATCGCCCTGCTTTTAAAAACTCGTCCGCAGACCGGCATCATCCTCACAACCACCACGCCCACCGGCTATGCACAGGCCGCTGGGTTTGCAGCCAGTCAGGCAGGCAAAGTCGTCGTTTTGTACTCCCCTTTGGACCTTCCCGGCGTGGGCGCACGCTTTCTCAGCCAGCTTACTCCCGCACAACTCATCCTGGTGGAGGCTGAGGTGTGGCCAAATCTCGTCTCCTCCGCCGTGCATCGCGGCATTCCGGTTTCATTGGTCAATGCGCGCCTTTCGCCCCGCTCGGAGCGCCGCTTCCTGAAGTTCGGTTTCTTCATCAAGCCCATCTTTGGGCTGCTGCACCAGGTGCTCGTGCAGGAGCCGGAAGACGTCCGCCGCTGGACCGGTCTCGGCCTGCCACCGGAGCGTGTGCATCATACGGGCAGCATCAAGTTTGATCCCCAGGGAGCCGCCCCGGATGTCGCCCAGGTGCAGGCCTTGCGTGCTGTTTTGGAAACCGCAGGCATCACGTCCAATCAGCCCACGCTCCTGCTCGCCAGCACCCATCCGGGGGAGGAAATCCTGCTGGCGCAGATGACTCTGCGTCTCCGCCAAAAGCATCCTTCACTCGCGCTGCTCATCGTGCCCCGTCATGTCGAGCGCGCCGCCGCCTTGATGCAGGAGCTCACCGCCGCCGGTCTTCAGCCCCAGTGCCGCAGCCATATCCAGGCCCCCACCTTGGACCTCCTCATTGACACCACCGGCGAGCTCCGTGCCTGGCAGGAACTGGCCACCCTCGTCGTCGTCGGCAAAAGCTTCCTCGCCACCGGCGGTCAAAATCCCGCTGAAGCTGTCATGGCCCGCAAGCCCGTCCTCTTTGGCCCCCATATGGAAAACTTCCAGGCCCTCATTGACCTCCTCCTGGTCCGCCAAGGCGCCGTTCAAGTCCCCGATGTGGTCGCCTTGGAAACCTCACTCAATCATTTGTTAGACGACCCCGCCCAACGCCAAACCCTCGGCGACAACGGCCACGCTGCCCTTTCCCTCCATGAAGGTGCGACTGCGAAGACGGTGGATCTCCTTTAA
- a CDS encoding SAM-dependent methyltransferase — translation MARALYDPERGYYARQIRTVGARGDFSTSATISPVFGQAVAGWLKQESVLQPKVRHIIEIGAGSGVLMERVQKSLGWWQRRRFQWHIVETSDVLQQRQRELLGAGVTWHKDLKAALEKTGGKAFLYHNELLDAFPVTLLQWHEEAWHEVHVTDEGREVWVPLARDEAQRAPFSALQNWPQKQPRQRVELHATAREWMQHWAPVWQVGAMLTVDYGDVFPALYYRRPGGTLRGYLHQQRLEGAEIYQNPGRQDLTSDVNFTDYRAWAEELGWQEVGYGTQAELIRKHVKNPPIDKGASFILTEEGAGGAFKYVVHRLSKEGHLHI, via the coding sequence ATGGCGCGTGCTCTGTATGATCCGGAGCGGGGATATTATGCGCGGCAGATCCGGACGGTGGGGGCGAGGGGGGATTTTTCGACTTCGGCGACGATTTCACCGGTGTTTGGCCAGGCGGTGGCGGGGTGGCTGAAACAGGAGTCGGTTTTGCAACCGAAGGTCCGGCATATCATCGAGATCGGCGCGGGCAGCGGCGTGCTGATGGAGCGGGTGCAGAAGAGCCTGGGGTGGTGGCAGCGGCGGAGATTTCAGTGGCACATTGTGGAAACGTCAGATGTTTTGCAGCAGCGGCAGCGGGAATTATTGGGGGCCGGGGTGACCTGGCATAAAGATTTAAAGGCGGCCCTGGAAAAGACTGGAGGTAAGGCTTTCCTTTATCACAATGAGCTGCTGGATGCTTTTCCTGTGACTCTTTTGCAGTGGCATGAGGAGGCCTGGCATGAGGTGCATGTGACGGATGAAGGGCGTGAGGTGTGGGTGCCACTGGCCCGGGATGAGGCTCAAAGGGCGCCGTTTTCAGCGCTGCAAAACTGGCCTCAAAAACAGCCCAGGCAGCGGGTGGAGCTACATGCGACGGCACGAGAATGGATGCAGCACTGGGCACCGGTCTGGCAGGTCGGGGCGATGCTGACGGTGGACTATGGGGACGTGTTTCCAGCGCTTTATTATCGGCGGCCCGGGGGGACCTTGCGGGGGTATTTGCACCAGCAGCGGCTGGAGGGTGCTGAGATCTATCAGAACCCTGGCAGGCAGGACCTAACCAGTGATGTAAATTTCACGGATTACCGTGCCTGGGCGGAGGAGCTGGGTTGGCAGGAGGTGGGCTACGGAACCCAGGCGGAGCTGATCCGAAAGCATGTAAAGAATCCGCCAATAGATAAAGGCGCTTCATTCATCCTGACAGAGGAAGGAGCGGGAGGAGCTTTTAAATATGTGGTGCATCGTTTGTCCAAAGAAGGTCATTTGCACATATGA
- a CDS encoding efflux RND transporter permease subunit, whose translation MTPERCIHRPVMTTLVMAGILAFGMLAFQKLPVNDLPNVDFPTISVTASMPGANPETMAASVATPLERQFSTIAGIDSMSSTSALGTTNITIQFNLDRSIDGASLDVQSAISSALRYLPDDMPSIPYFRKVNPADFPILIMQLGSDTLPISTVDEYAQTALAQRISMVEGVAQVRVFGSQKYAVRVQADPLKLASKGISLDEVRAAIEAGNSNLPAGTLQGDEQNFTVQTSGKLTTAEEFRPLIVAYREGAPVRLEQVANVLDSVEDNQIANWSSKGKRAILLAVQRQPGANTVAVVDAVKELLPSVSAQMPAGMDLEILIDRSHAIRESVHDVQLTLVLTIGLVVVVIFMFLRNLRATIIPSIAIPLSIVGTFAVMHLLGFSMNNISLMALTLSVGFIVDDAIVVLENIVRHIEKGESVWEAALKGSKEITFTVISMTLSLAAVFLPVLFMGGILGRLLNEFAITIGVAILISGFVSLTLTPMLCSRFLKPHQKQEKHGWFYRVTERFFDGLLKVYDVTLKFSLRHRVSMMVVTLGTVVGTAWLFMHLPKGFIPTEDTGQVMVMTEGAQDASFETMVRHQQAVAEVLAKNPHVKTFSSSVGASGSSSTANSGRMFVSLKPRSERPSAYEIVDTLRPQLAAIPGIRAFPQVPTSIRIGGRSTKSPFQFTLAGVDLKELFEVAPKIEAQMAALPELTDVTSDLLITSPQVFVQVNRNKAASLGVTATQIENALYNAYGSRQVSSIYTPTNQYYVLLEVDPAYRADMESLGLLYIRGANSELVPLSSVATISRTVGPLTVTHSGQLPSVTISFATKPGVSLGQAVTAINEVVGKDLPAGITTAFQGEAEAFQSSLKGLGLLLIMAVVVIYLVLGILYESFIHPLTILSGLPSAGMGALVTLWAFGYELNLYGFVGVLMLIGIVKKNAIMMIDFALEAERTEGKKPAEAIYEACLVRFRPIMMTTFAAIMGALPIALGLGAGAEARRPLGLAVVGGLLLSQLLTLYITPVFYIYMDKLSHLFRKENKVGHVEEGTPAPVAA comes from the coding sequence ATGACCCCGGAACGCTGCATCCACCGGCCGGTGATGACCACACTGGTCATGGCCGGCATTCTCGCCTTTGGCATGCTGGCTTTTCAAAAGCTGCCGGTCAATGACCTGCCCAACGTGGACTTCCCGACGATTTCCGTCACGGCCAGCATGCCAGGGGCGAATCCGGAGACGATGGCGGCCTCCGTGGCGACGCCGCTGGAACGGCAGTTTTCGACCATTGCGGGCATTGACTCCATGAGCAGCACAAGTGCGCTGGGGACGACGAACATCACGATCCAGTTCAATCTGGACCGGAGCATTGACGGAGCCTCGCTGGATGTGCAGTCGGCCATTTCATCGGCGCTGCGCTACCTGCCGGATGACATGCCGAGCATCCCGTACTTCCGCAAAGTGAACCCGGCGGATTTCCCCATCCTGATCATGCAGCTGGGATCTGACACGCTGCCCATCTCCACCGTGGATGAGTACGCGCAGACGGCACTGGCGCAGCGCATCAGCATGGTGGAGGGGGTGGCGCAGGTGCGTGTCTTTGGCTCGCAAAAATATGCCGTGCGGGTGCAGGCGGATCCGCTGAAACTGGCCTCCAAGGGCATCAGCCTGGATGAGGTGAGGGCGGCCATTGAGGCAGGCAACAGCAACCTGCCAGCCGGGACCCTGCAAGGGGATGAGCAAAACTTCACGGTGCAGACGAGCGGCAAGCTGACCACCGCGGAAGAGTTCCGGCCATTGATTGTTGCTTACCGGGAAGGCGCACCCGTGCGCCTGGAGCAGGTGGCCAATGTGCTGGACAGCGTGGAGGACAACCAGATCGCCAACTGGTCCAGCAAGGGCAAGCGTGCCATCTTGCTGGCGGTGCAAAGGCAGCCAGGGGCCAATACGGTGGCGGTAGTGGACGCAGTGAAGGAGCTGCTGCCATCTGTGAGTGCGCAGATGCCGGCGGGCATGGACCTGGAGATCCTCATTGACCGCTCCCATGCCATCCGTGAATCCGTGCATGATGTGCAGCTCACGCTGGTTCTCACCATCGGCCTGGTGGTGGTGGTGATTTTCATGTTCCTGCGCAACCTGCGCGCGACCATCATCCCCAGCATCGCCATCCCACTGTCCATTGTGGGGACGTTTGCGGTGATGCACCTGCTGGGCTTCAGCATGAACAACATCTCCCTGATGGCGCTGACGCTGAGCGTTGGCTTCATCGTGGATGACGCCATCGTGGTATTAGAAAACATCGTCCGCCATATTGAAAAGGGGGAGTCCGTCTGGGAGGCCGCGCTGAAAGGATCCAAGGAGATCACCTTTACGGTCATTTCGATGACGTTGTCTTTGGCAGCGGTGTTCCTGCCGGTACTGTTTATGGGCGGCATTTTGGGACGGTTGCTGAATGAATTCGCCATCACCATCGGGGTGGCCATTTTGATCTCCGGCTTTGTCTCGCTGACTCTGACGCCGATGCTGTGCAGCCGCTTTTTAAAACCTCACCAGAAGCAGGAAAAGCATGGCTGGTTTTACCGGGTAACAGAACGGTTTTTCGACGGGCTGCTGAAGGTGTATGATGTCACGCTGAAGTTCAGCCTGCGGCACCGTGTGAGCATGATGGTGGTGACGCTGGGCACAGTGGTGGGGACGGCGTGGCTGTTTATGCATCTGCCCAAAGGATTCATCCCGACCGAGGATACCGGCCAGGTGATGGTGATGACAGAAGGGGCGCAGGACGCCTCTTTTGAAACGATGGTGCGGCATCAGCAGGCGGTGGCAGAAGTGCTGGCCAAAAATCCGCATGTGAAGACCTTCAGCTCCAGCGTGGGGGCCAGCGGCTCCAGTTCCACAGCCAACAGCGGGCGCATGTTTGTGAGCCTGAAGCCCCGCAGCGAGAGGCCCTCCGCTTATGAAATTGTGGACACGCTGCGACCGCAACTGGCGGCGATCCCCGGCATCCGCGCCTTTCCCCAGGTGCCCACCAGCATCCGCATCGGCGGGCGCAGCACCAAGAGCCCCTTCCAGTTTACCCTGGCCGGGGTGGACCTGAAGGAGCTGTTTGAAGTGGCTCCGAAGATCGAGGCGCAGATGGCCGCGCTGCCGGAGCTGACGGATGTCACAAGCGACCTGCTCATCACCAGCCCGCAGGTGTTTGTGCAGGTGAACCGCAACAAGGCGGCCTCCCTGGGGGTGACGGCCACGCAGATCGAAAACGCCTTATACAATGCCTATGGCTCGCGCCAGGTGTCTTCCATCTACACGCCGACTAACCAATATTATGTACTTCTGGAGGTGGACCCGGCCTACCGCGCGGACATGGAATCCCTGGGCCTGCTTTACATCCGGGGGGCCAACAGCGAACTGGTACCGCTGTCCAGCGTGGCCACCATCAGCCGCACAGTGGGACCGCTGACGGTGACGCACTCCGGCCAGCTTCCAAGTGTGACGATCAGCTTTGCCACCAAGCCCGGAGTCTCCCTGGGACAGGCCGTCACGGCCATCAATGAGGTGGTGGGCAAGGATCTGCCAGCGGGCATCACCACCGCCTTCCAGGGGGAGGCGGAGGCGTTTCAATCCTCGCTAAAGGGCCTGGGCCTGCTGCTCATCATGGCGGTGGTGGTCATCTATCTGGTGCTGGGCATTCTGTATGAGAGCTTCATCCATCCGCTGACCATTCTCTCCGGCCTGCCCTCCGCAGGGATGGGGGCGCTGGTGACGCTGTGGGCCTTTGGTTATGAACTGAATCTGTATGGCTTTGTGGGCGTGCTGATGCTCATCGGCATTGTGAAGAAGAACGCCATCATGATGATTGACTTCGCCCTGGAGGCGGAAAGGACGGAGGGCAAGAAACCTGCGGAGGCCATTTATGAAGCCTGCCTGGTGCGCTTTCGCCCCATCATGATGACCACCTTTGCCGCCATCATGGGCGCGCTGCCCATCGCCCTGGGCCTGGGTGCCGGAGCGGAGGCCCGGCGGCCGCTGGGTCTGGCCGTGGTGGGCGGGCTGCTGCTTTCGCAGTTGCTCACGCTGTACATCACCCCGGTATTTTACATCTATATGGACAAGCTGAGCCATCTTTTCCGCAAGGAGAACAAGGTGGGCCATGTCGAGGAGGGCACGCCTGCCCCCGTGGCGGCGTGA
- a CDS encoding M6 family metalloprotease domain-containing protein: protein MLSLALITASALFAEAPAGTPPSIAGHFTVSGAQVSTRPNPVPPRHVFGADRDWQKQPLRVATLLIEFADQKHQAVHSAAFYEKMLFSRDEYHQQPDGKPSFGSLADWYRIQSNGRFVLTGKVFDWLSVDNTFQAIHDMEFKAAKKSLFQTALDLLREREGAHALDGYDVFAFIHAGPITGPSSNILWSHASTIESKRYFTTGEIERIGVFCHEWGHILGVPDLYAKKDVRESFGPWCSMAGGYRGIYPRSFCVWTKTRLGWCDPTIVDAGTPQKLVLRPIQDHPNDAFIIPLNSLDGVGAEFLMLENRSTAGNDAEGQAGLFIWRIKRLLSTSDLPRYELKLPGPADVPGIDLNKRWVAWPNGTIKDFILPGEGRNFPVNLRNIRLVNGLLYFDLSLQ from the coding sequence ATGCTCTCACTGGCGCTCATCACAGCATCAGCCTTGTTCGCAGAAGCGCCGGCCGGCACGCCTCCCAGCATTGCAGGACACTTCACGGTCTCGGGCGCACAAGTGTCCACCCGGCCCAATCCCGTGCCTCCGCGCCACGTCTTCGGAGCTGATCGTGACTGGCAAAAGCAACCGCTCCGTGTAGCCACCTTGCTGATTGAGTTCGCAGATCAGAAACACCAGGCCGTCCACAGCGCAGCGTTTTATGAAAAGATGCTCTTCTCGCGTGACGAGTATCACCAGCAGCCAGATGGCAAGCCCTCTTTTGGCAGCCTTGCAGACTGGTATCGTATCCAGTCAAACGGGCGCTTCGTGCTCACTGGCAAAGTCTTCGACTGGCTCAGTGTGGATAATACATTCCAAGCCATCCATGACATGGAATTCAAGGCCGCGAAGAAAAGCCTTTTCCAAACCGCCCTTGACCTCTTGCGTGAGCGGGAAGGAGCCCACGCCTTGGATGGCTACGATGTCTTTGCCTTCATTCATGCGGGGCCAATCACTGGACCTTCCAGTAACATCCTCTGGTCGCACGCAAGCACGATCGAAAGCAAACGATACTTCACGACGGGAGAGATCGAGAGAATCGGCGTCTTCTGCCATGAATGGGGGCACATACTCGGCGTGCCAGACCTCTACGCAAAAAAAGACGTTCGCGAAAGCTTTGGTCCCTGGTGCTCCATGGCCGGTGGTTATCGGGGGATTTACCCCAGAAGCTTTTGTGTATGGACAAAAACACGGCTTGGATGGTGTGACCCCACCATCGTGGATGCCGGGACGCCACAAAAGCTGGTGTTAAGACCCATCCAGGACCACCCCAACGACGCCTTCATCATACCCCTGAACAGCCTTGACGGGGTCGGTGCAGAGTTCTTGATGCTGGAAAACAGATCCACTGCGGGCAATGACGCCGAAGGGCAGGCAGGCTTGTTCATCTGGCGTATCAAGCGTCTCCTGAGCACCAGTGACCTGCCACGCTATGAACTGAAATTGCCCGGCCCTGCCGATGTACCGGGCATAGATCTTAACAAGCGCTGGGTCGCTTGGCCAAATGGAACCATCAAGGATTTTATCCTGCCCGGTGAGGGGAGAAACTTCCCGGTTAACCTTCGCAACATCCGCCTCGTTAACGGCCTCCTCTACTTCGACCTGTCTTTACAGTAA
- a CDS encoding efflux RND transporter periplasmic adaptor subunit translates to MRYPPTLLAILSLALGLTACSPSKEADSKAGKRPPPSVPVVVATVEQKDVPVKLLAIGNVRPRATVAVKARVTGQISEVLFTEGQDVKAGDVLVKIDPEPFEVTLAQAKARLAQAATQADIARKQADRYRNLSQSGGVSREEVDNFISTADAADSNTVAAAAMVKEAELQLSYCTVISPITGRAGRRAVDAGNVVKEDETDLVVINQLRPIEVIFSVPEQYFGDIQRYTNLGELKVTITTSGSESQVIDGVLSFVDNAIKPATGTLEMKATMANENLTLWPGQYGEVALTLTTQPDALVIPATAVQTGQDGQYVFLVKDDSTVDVQPVTIERTLGAEAIVSKGLKKGDVVVIDGQLRLVRGSRVEIKPPVGMTPQADEAASKLSQAQIQ, encoded by the coding sequence ATGCGCTATCCCCCCACGCTATTGGCGATACTCAGTCTGGCGCTCGGCCTGACTGCGTGTTCGCCGTCGAAAGAAGCTGACTCCAAAGCAGGCAAACGACCGCCGCCGTCAGTGCCGGTCGTGGTGGCGACGGTGGAGCAAAAGGATGTGCCGGTGAAGCTGCTGGCCATCGGCAATGTGAGACCAAGGGCTACGGTGGCGGTGAAAGCGCGGGTGACGGGACAAATCTCCGAGGTGCTATTTACGGAAGGGCAGGATGTGAAGGCCGGGGATGTGCTGGTGAAGATTGACCCGGAACCTTTTGAGGTGACGCTGGCGCAGGCGAAGGCGCGGCTGGCGCAGGCCGCAACCCAGGCGGACATTGCAAGGAAACAGGCGGACCGTTATCGCAACCTGTCGCAAAGCGGCGGGGTGTCCCGTGAGGAGGTAGACAACTTCATCAGCACGGCGGATGCTGCGGATTCCAATACGGTGGCGGCAGCGGCGATGGTCAAAGAGGCAGAACTGCAGCTCAGCTATTGCACGGTGATTTCCCCGATCACGGGACGTGCGGGAAGGCGGGCGGTGGATGCGGGGAATGTGGTGAAAGAGGATGAAACGGACCTGGTGGTGATCAACCAGCTCAGGCCGATTGAGGTCATTTTTTCGGTTCCTGAGCAGTATTTCGGCGACATCCAGCGCTACACGAACCTGGGTGAGCTGAAGGTGACCATCACAACGAGCGGCAGTGAGAGCCAGGTGATTGACGGGGTGCTGTCCTTTGTGGACAATGCCATCAAACCTGCCACCGGAACGCTGGAGATGAAGGCGACGATGGCGAATGAAAACCTGACTTTGTGGCCGGGGCAATATGGCGAAGTGGCTCTGACGCTGACGACGCAGCCGGATGCCCTGGTGATACCGGCGACGGCGGTGCAGACAGGACAGGACGGGCAGTATGTTTTCCTCGTCAAGGATGACAGCACCGTGGATGTGCAACCCGTGACCATTGAGCGGACGCTGGGTGCGGAAGCCATCGTGAGCAAGGGACTGAAAAAGGGGGATGTAGTGGTCATTGACGGCCAGTTGCGCCTGGTCAGGGGCAGCCGGGTGGAGATCAAGCCGCCGGTGGGGATGACACCGCAGGCGGATGAAGCGGCAAGCAAACTGTCCCAGGCCCAAATCCAATGA